The proteins below come from a single Burkholderia sp. PAMC 26561 genomic window:
- a CDS encoding MlaA family lipoprotein, with translation MAITPRAARNLRALSGGAAFAAALMLAGCATGPDRKPGDPLEPMNREIFKFNDAADKYVARPIAEGYVKVTPSPLRTAISNFFSNIGDIGNFANNLLQLRITDATEDLMRFAFNSTFGIGGLIDWATLAGLPKHNQDFGLTLGHYGVPSGPYLVLPLLGPSSVRDSTSWIAGYPLNPGTYLAAGPNAALFGVRFMSARADLLGATDILSQAALDKYAFVRDAYTQRRQYLLTGAANATLPDYGDESGATAVPPEGASATTAPAQPGAGGSSKSQGLPDYSDPAAK, from the coding sequence ATGGCAATCACGCCACGCGCCGCCCGCAACCTGCGCGCCCTGTCCGGCGGCGCGGCATTCGCCGCCGCATTGATGCTGGCGGGCTGCGCGACCGGTCCCGACCGAAAACCGGGCGATCCGCTCGAGCCGATGAACCGCGAGATTTTCAAGTTCAACGACGCCGCCGACAAATACGTCGCACGCCCGATCGCCGAGGGTTACGTGAAGGTCACGCCGAGTCCGCTGCGCACGGCCATCAGCAATTTCTTCTCGAATATCGGCGATATTGGCAACTTCGCGAACAACCTGCTGCAACTCCGGATCACGGACGCCACTGAAGACTTGATGCGCTTTGCGTTCAATTCGACCTTCGGTATTGGCGGTTTGATCGACTGGGCGACGCTCGCCGGCTTGCCGAAGCACAACCAGGACTTCGGTTTGACGCTCGGGCATTACGGCGTGCCGTCCGGTCCGTACCTGGTGTTGCCGCTGCTCGGACCGAGTTCGGTGCGTGACTCCACGAGCTGGATTGCGGGTTATCCGCTTAATCCGGGTACCTATCTGGCCGCCGGGCCGAATGCCGCGCTGTTCGGCGTGCGTTTCATGAGCGCACGGGCCGACTTGCTGGGCGCAACCGACATCCTGTCGCAAGCGGCGCTGGATAAATACGCGTTCGTGCGTGATGCCTACACGCAGCGCCGCCAGTATCTGCTGACGGGCGCAGCGAACGCCACGCTGCCCGACTACGGCGACGAAAGCGGCGCGACTGCCGTGCCGCCCGAAGGCGCGAGCGCCACGACCGCGCCGGCGCAGCCGGGCGCGGGCGGCAGCAGCAAGTCGCAAGGCTTGCCGGATTATTCGGACCCGGCAGCAAAGTAA